Part of the Prochlorococcus sp. MIT 0603 genome is shown below.
ATATTTTAAATAAAGGGCTTATAACTGAATCTGGTTTTAATATTAACGAGAGTAATGACGCCATCACTTTAGAGTTCAATATTTCTAAAACAGGTGAATGTAAATCATGGAAGTTTTATTTAAGTACTATTAAACCAAAAGCATTGGTGACCCAAGAGCATTTGGAAATTATACAAAAAAGGAGTCCTAAATCTAAAACAATTCCATTAAAACTAAAGCCTTTAAAAGAAAATCTAAGTATTATTCATAACTTATTGTATTCAGTTAAATTAATAGATCAACAACTTATTCAACTAGGTGTTATTCATCTAGAACAAGATCAACCCAAAATTGATATACTTGATGATCTTCGATTCCCTATACCTGGTGGAAAATTAAATGGCTGGATTCCTGTCCTAGATCTTACAGATCCTCAGTCCATACTTAATGTCTTTTGTAAATATTCAAATATAATCTTATATGAACATTTAAGTTCATATAAGTTAGACTTTATATGCTTGGCAAAGGCTGAATCCCTACAAATACAGGTTAATGATATAGTTAAATCAGCTCTTGTCCTAGATACAAGCATTAATGTTAATGATGAAGGATATATTAAATTTTCAGACTTGCTGTCTGCTGTTAAAGAATCACCGAACAAAAGAGTAATTGAAAAAATTATCAAGAATAATTTACCTGATTATAAATACTACGAATCTACTAGTCCTGTTCTGATACAAGAAGACTCAAATTCGACTAGATTAGCTGATAATGAAGATTTACCAAGTAATTTAGAGGCACCTTGGTCTAATCCAGGTATTAATTATGCGGATATTGTCAATCAGCATATTCTCATTAAATTATTAGTTGACGGAAAAAGTAAAATCATAAAAAACTCTAAGGGTCTTCCATCACTAGGTGAAAAGCCAATCTCAAAATCACTAGATTGGAATGTATTCTCTCCTTCTGTAAAGTCAAATATCCAGAAAATATGTAGCCAAGCTCTAGTGGGTAATCTTAATTCAAAAATAACTCAGGCTTCCCAATTTAGAGAAGGACTTTTCTCATTATTGCAACTCCGATATATAGAAAAAGATATAGGAAAAGTTGTAGAAGGAATTATTACAGGTGTTCAAAGCTATGGCTTCTTTGTAGAAATTCAACCTGCTCTTGTTGAAGGACTTGTACATGTAAGTACTCTAGATGATGATTGGTATGAATACCGTTCAAGGCAGAATCTGCTTGTAGGTAGAAAATACAAGAAGACATTTCAAATCGGTGATCCCATTAAAGTTAAAATTCAGAAAGTTGACATACTTAGAAATCAAATTGATTTAGATGTTAATGATTTCGACAAAATCGATGATAAAACAATTCAGCAAGAACAAGAGATTGAATAATCCATGACTACAATTATTATTGCTGTTACCGGAGCATCTGCTCAAGTATTAGCAGAACGTGCGATTGATCTTACTCTTCAATCTAATCATACTATTGATCTAATTCTTAGTAGAGGAGCCTATGAAGTATGGAATGCAGAGCATGGAATCAATATACCCATAGACCCTATAAAGCAAG
Proteins encoded:
- a CDS encoding RNB domain-containing ribonuclease, coding for MFTVAKILEMLPKEGTLEIKTLEKMLRLTKKLEKTRLEIALKALNKLGIIHRNTDDLVQAGNLEDTITATIRCSSKGYSFAMRDDGEEDIYIREKYLNQAWHGDKVLVSINREGVKRRSPEGLVICILERSKTNLLGTLTQYKETLLAKPLDERILAKVLLPQTDIKYFTDKQSNSIVDIKIIKYPIAQNQAMGQISRKLSLNEGLSGDIEILKTKYNLLNDTSSPKVAPKKTLQKQRINLEDQNSLLLKSWKLDDSPILPALYSEPYDGGFKIWLHVPTISERLSLGSKLDDWIKDRSNSICLATKWKNILNKGLITESGFNINESNDAITLEFNISKTGECKSWKFYLSTIKPKALVTQEHLEIIQKRSPKSKTIPLKLKPLKENLSIIHNLLYSVKLIDQQLIQLGVIHLEQDQPKIDILDDLRFPIPGGKLNGWIPVLDLTDPQSILNVFCKYSNIILYEHLSSYKLDFICLAKAESLQIQVNDIVKSALVLDTSINVNDEGYIKFSDLLSAVKESPNKRVIEKIIKNNLPDYKYYESTSPVLIQEDSNSTRLADNEDLPSNLEAPWSNPGINYADIVNQHILIKLLVDGKSKIIKNSKGLPSLGEKPISKSLDWNVFSPSVKSNIQKICSQALVGNLNSKITQASQFREGLFSLLQLRYIEKDIGKVVEGIITGVQSYGFFVEIQPALVEGLVHVSTLDDDWYEYRSRQNLLVGRKYKKTFQIGDPIKVKIQKVDILRNQIDLDVNDFDKIDDKTIQQEQEIE